ACGCGGCCACGCGCTTGCTCATTTCAAATCACTCCCGCTTCATAGCATATCCAGAAACAGGAAGCTTTAATCAGCGCGCGGAGGCACAAAAAAGGCCGCATCCCGCTTAAAAAGCCATTTTTCGGGTTCTTCTTTTCATCAATGCAGACCTGTGAGAAAAGCAAAAAAAGCGCTCCGAAAAACCGCAACGCCAGAAAGTGAAAAGAATTCTTTTCACCAGATTTATTATGTAAACACATAGCTTTACACCATTGATTAAATAAGATATATTATTACTATTAGAACTGAATGGCAGTTTCAAAACTTCGCATAAAGCGTGGAACGTCCCCACCCTATATGCCAATCGAATTTCAAACCCGGCCACAGCGAAGCCAGTTTTAGGAATTCTGATGCAGACCCAGCCCGCCTTCAGAGATTCGAAGGAGAGATACAAGATGGGATTTCAAATCAACGAGGAGCATTATCGATTAATTTTTGAAAACAGTCAGGATGCAATTCTAATTATGAACCCAAAAGGCAAAACATACCGGGCGAATCCGGCAGCCTGTCGCCTGTTTCAAAAAACAGAGGAAGAACTGTGCAGCTCGGGACGAGCCGGTATTGTGGACCTGGGCGACCCCAAGCTGGCGCTGGAGATTCAGGATCGCGAACGGGTGGGGGAAACCAGAAATGAACTGACCTTTATCAAAAATGACGGCAGTAAATTCATTGCCGATTACAGCTCCACACTGTTTCTCGATAAAGACGGTGTGCAGCTTGCCCTCATTTCAATTCACGATATGACAACGTACAAGCAGAATGAGGCAAGCCTGCGCAGAAGCCAGGAAGAAAGCGAATTCCTCGCGATGCACGATTACCTGACCGGGTCGCTCAACCGCAGAAGCTTTATGGAACTGCTGAGTGCCGAAATGAACAGGGCCCGATGGGAAAACCAGCCACTGACGCTTTTGATCGCAGACATTGACTATTTTAAAAACATTAACGATACCTATGGCCACATCGGCGGCGACCTTGTTCTAAAAAAGTTTACGGAGTGTATCTCGTCGAATCTGCACGCCCATGATTTTTTGGGACGGTTTGGCGGTGACGAATTTGTCATCTGCTTCCCCAATACAAACCTTACTGATGCCCTGACTCATTCGGAGCATCTTCGCCGGCAGGTAGAGCAGTTGGAGGTTTACCATAACTCACTCCAAATCGAACTGACAGCAAGCTTTGGGGTAGTGGTGTACCGCAGGGAGTTTGGGGTAGATACAGACCGCTACCTGGCTAAGGCAGACGACTACCTGTACCAGGCCAAGCTGAAACGGAACTGTGTGTGCAGCGAAGATTCGGAGGAACCTGAATGATCCGGTTCTGAAAAGGCCACCGCACCACGCGGCCATATTCTCACATTCCGCCCAAAAGCCGGCTCTTGCGCACGCTTTTCCGGGCAAAACAAAAAGCCGCCCCAAACAGGGCGGCTCTTTTCGTTCGTATCAGAAAAATTACTCAGCGATCTCAACATTGGCAGCCTTCAGCTTGCCGTTGCGAGCGTCGGTTTCGACTTCAAAATTGACCTTCTGGCCTTCAGTCAGTGATTTATATCCTTGACCAGCAATAGCGGAAAAATGAACGAACACGTCGTCCCCGCCGTTGTCGTTAGCGATAAAACCATAACCCTTTTCTGCGTTGAACCATTTGACTGTACCTTTCTCCATAAGAAAAGCACCTCCTTTTAAAAATGTTGTATCCAAAACTGTAAAAAGAAAAAGCCCGCATCTTGCATAAATCATTAACGGACAATGACTTACATCAAGATGTGAGCTCATTTTCGTACATCATTTAGAATGCAAGATCAGTATATCACGAAATTCTTGTTTTGTCAAACAGTTTCCCATGTTTGCTTTTCTTCGGACACGGCTTCCGGGTTGATTTCTTCTCCCGAAAAACTTGTTCAGACTGCTCTAGAATCTTCCCTCTCCTCATACCATGTAACAACAAGGAACCACCAAAGCAGGAAGGGGATCACCATGCCATACAATGTGCTTCAGGCAACGCTTTTTCCTTACCAGGTGAACCTGCCGTATCCGCAGGTAGAAGTTCAGGAGCCAAACCGACGGTATGCCACGCTGATTTCAGACGGCTACGCCGGCCGGGGGTCTGAAATGACCGCCGTGAACCAGTACTGGGTACATCGCTATTATTTGGAAAAATATCCGCCAATATACCTTGCATATGAAAAAATTGTTCAGGTAGAGCAAATTCATCTTCAGATTTTGGGCAAGCTGATTTACGATCTGGGGAGCCGGCCGTTTTTGCAGTCCTGTGTGACAAACCACTATTGGAGCGGAATGTTCCCCAATTACCAGTGTACGCCAGAGGTCATATTGCAGTCGGATATTCAGGGCGAGCTTGACGCAATCTCCCATTACAAGCTCCTGATCTGCCAAATTACCGATGACCAGATTCAGCAGCTGTTTGCCCGCATCATACTCGACGAGCAGCGGCACATTCAGATTCTGACCAGCTTTTTGTCAGACCTGGGCAAACCCGCTCCGCTGCCGTATGATTTTACGGATTCCGGTAAAACTTGATCCATATCCATTGCGGGGCTTGTTCCGCAGGAAGGAATGGTGTCATGCCGCAAAAGAAACGAACGGACACGCTGCTCGGTGTGCTGGCGGCTGTGCTGGCCGTGATTTCCCTGCTGTGTTTTTTTGCCGCCTACCAGCTGCACGCACAGGCCAAACAGAACATGGACACTCTGCCGTCGCGCGTGCTGGTAAGTGAATTTTCAGAGCCTTCCTCTTTCGCTGATGCGTCTGAGAAGGGTTCTTTTTCGCCCGGCATCTCCTGTTCAAGGAGGCTGTCGGGCGTTTCTTATCAGCGCAATCAGTCCCACAACCTTCAAAGGCACACACATATGCAATTTCCACCCAAATCTGAAATCGTAGCCTTTGGTATTGATTTCAGATCAGAAGTGAGTATAATTAATTTAAACTATTAAGTTTTATTATATTATACTCAAAAGGTTGGTGAGCGAAAATGTCTGATCGCCTGATTACCATTGCGGTTTCTGTTCTTTTGCAGGATGCGGGGGAAGCCACACGCTCTTTGGAGTTGATGAAAGAAGTGCGTGCAATGACCCCCACTGGTTATACCGTGCGAGGTATCTTTTTTACACATGGAAGCAAATTTGACCCAGTCGTAGAAGAGAACGGATTTGAGCTGTATCACGTTGCTCCAGCAATGGAGGGGCAAGGGTACCTAAACGATTTAAAGCCCACCGCAACAAATTTTATTGGCGATTCTCAGCTTGCCGCTGAACTGCTGCGGGGAGAAGTCAGCGCATTGCAAGCGTGCAGACCCGATTTCGTTCTGCATGGGTTCTGGCCGATCGCCGCTCTGGCACGCAGAATGGTTTCTCCCGCCATCCCGGGGATTTGCTTTGTTCCTCTACCGCTGGCTTCCCCCACCTACGCATTTCTGATGAAGGATATTCCGGACCAGATCAAACCGCTGACCTTTCTCCCTTTGAAAGCTCGAAGAAAAATCATGGCCGCCATTCCAAAATCTCTGATTCTGAAGCTCCCGATTCTAAAGCAGCCAAATCTTTTGCACGCAGCCAGCCAGTGCGGGTGGAACGGCGCACCGCTCACCAATCTGTTTGATTTGCTGCGGGCGGATTTCACAATCGTGAATGATCTAGCGGAATTTTACACTGACGTGTCAATCCCCGCAAACTATGAAATCACAGGGCCGGTGTATGCGCAATCTATTATCGCCCAGAAGCAGGATTTTCAAACTAAAAGCGTATTTGAAAAAAGCAACGAGCAGCAGATTAACATTTTCTGCAGCATGGGAAGCTCTGCCAAAAAGGGGCTTTTGATCGAGGCCGCAAAGGCCATCGCAGCTTTGCCGGAACAAAAATACCACGCTGTAATTTTAGTGCCAAACGCAATCTGCCCCCTGGATGACATCCTCCCCATCGTAAAAGATCACGCAAACATCTATGTCACAGACCAATTTGTCCCCGCAGCCTGCGTCAATGCAACGGCGGACGTTACGCTCTGCCACGGCGGTCAGGGAACGATACAAACCGCCATGGTAAGCGAATCGCCTATTATAGGAGTAGCCATGCAGCCGGAACAGCAGATCAACCTTGACCACATTGTGTCTCAGGGTGCAGGCATCCGAATCCCGATCACGCGCTGGAACAAAAAGAATATCATTTCAGCGCTGGAGAGTATTGTGGCAGACAGCTCTGTTCGAAAAAATGCGGCGCGGTTGGGGAAAACCATGAGACAGGCAAACGGTAAATCGTGTGCCGCCCAAGCCATATGGAAATTCATCGCAGCAAATCACGCGAAAGACTAAGGAGACAGCGATGGCAAAAAAAACATCGGAAGAGATTTTAAACGCTGCCAAAACGGTGTTTCAGAACAAGGGTTATCAGGGCGCTACTATGGTAGAGATTGCAAAAGAAGCCGGCATTTCGATTCGAACCCTGTACAGCTTCTTTCAAAGCAAAGAGCAGTTGTTTGAAAAAATCGGACGCCCGGAATTAAAAAAGTTTCATCCGGAAGACGACACCCGAAAAAATCAAATTTTAAAATCGGCTTTGTCCCTCTTCTCGCGTAAAGGATACACCGCGACGACAATGGATGAGATTGCCGCTTTGTCCTCTTACAGTAAGACCGTCCTTTACCAATATTTCAACAGCAAGGAAGAGCTTTTTGCCGCTATATTCTATTCAAAAATAGATTTATTTCAGGTACAGACAGAACCCCTGTGGGAATCACAGCAATTTACCCTGCGCCGTTTTCTGGAAATTACCGGCCTGTATTTTCTGAAGCTCTTTGACGACCCGGATCGGCTTAATCTGATGCGGATCGTTATGAGCGAAACTCACACTTTCCCGCAAATTGGTGAAATTATGTACCGGAGCACCGTTGACCGGGCAGCAAACGAAGCGGCCCGGCAACTGGCAGGCTTTGCCGAATCACAGAATATGATAGAAGCGGACTACAAGCTGGCGGCTCGTTCTTATCTTGGTATGCTTTATTCCTTTGTTTTCACCGATAAAATTCTGTGTCCGTCGGCAAACCAGTTTACAAAAGAACAAATTGTTGCATTTGCCGCTGAACTGTTTGAAAAAGGGCTGACAAAATAATCGCCAGACATGGCAGACATATTAAAAAGGATTACCTTCAAAACCGCCCGTTATCCTCTTTAAAAGAGCATAACGGGCGGTTTTCTTGAAATGCAGTATTTTACGTAAAATAAACCAGAGCTTATTTGTGGTACTTTTTCGCAATATCCGCTACCGCATCGATGATATACTGTACCTTCTCGTCGGAAAGGCCGGGGTACAGCGGCAGAGAAAGGCAGCGCTCAAAATGCTTCTGCGTTTTCGGGAAGTCCCCGGGCTGGTAACCGAAACGTTTGGTATATGCCGACATGTTATGCACCGGGATAAAGTGTACGCTGGTGCCGATGTTGCGCTCGTTCAGCTCCGTGATGAACTGGTCGCGGTCAATCGTGAGCACCTCTGGCACAATGCGGATCACATATAGGTGCCAGCAATGAGTGGTGTACTCAGGAACAAACGGCTCCTCAATGGCATCCATCGCGCCGAACGCCTCCTGATAGCGGGCGGCAATTTTCAGGCGGGCTTCCTGCATTTCCTCCAGTCGGCGGAGCTGAACAAGACCCAAAGCGGCCTGAATATCAAACATATTGTATTTGTAACCGAACTCGGCAATATCGTATTTCCACGTGCCGCCCTTAGCGTAACGGTTCCACGCGTTCTGGCTCATGCCGCTGTTTGAGAACATGCGGGCCTTGACCGCGGTTTCTTCGTCGTCGGTGACAAGCATGCCGCCGTCGCCGGTGCAAAGGTTCTTTGTCGCGTAAAAGCTGTAGCACGCGGCGCCCTTGAGCGAATTGCCGACCAGTCTGCCCTTGTATCGGCTCCAAAGCGCGTGGGCCGCGTCTTCGGACACAAACAGATTATGCTTGTCCGCAATGTCGTAGATTCGATCCAGATCGCACACCTGACCGCTGTAATGGACGGGCACGATCGCCTTTGTTTTCGGCGTAATCTTCTTTTCAATTTCATCCGGGTCGATGCAGGTCGTGCGGTAGTCAATATCTGCCAGAACCGGGGTAGCGCCCAGTTGGACAATCGTGTTTGCGGTGGCCACATAGGTCATCGGGGTGGTGATGACTTCATCCCCGGGGCCGATGCCCTGAGAGATTAACGCCATGTGCAGGGCCGCCGTGCAGGAGTTCATTGCAACAGCATATTTTGCACCCAGATATTCGGCGAACTGCTTTTCAAACTGCATGGTGCGGGGGCCCTTGGCAAGCCAGCCGGACCTCAGGGTGGCAACCACCTCATCAATCTCGGCCTCTGTAATGTCGGGAACATTATAGGGAATAAACGTATCGCGGCTAACAAACTGGCTCATAACTATCCCTTTCCCCTGCTTTTGGCACTGACCGGATCGGCCGAGCAGGAATGAATTACGCAAAACATCCGGTATTGAGGGTTTTTATGACAGCAATCTCACTTATAAAAACTGCTTGTTTTCTCCTCCCACCTTCGGCAGGAAAAGAAAAGCGCTACTTTTATAAAGTGAATTGACTATCTGCCATTATACGAAAGTTACTGCTTATGATAATACGATCGGAAATTCTTGTCAATACGAATCCGGCCAATTGCGGATTGAAACGATTGACTCTGGTAAATAATAGCGATATAATAAACCAAGATTATGCCGGAAATCAGGGGAAACTGGTACCGGGCGCCAGATTCGGCAGCGGCGCGCGGCTGGGCCGGCCTACTACTATTTTGCTGCCGGAGAATGGCGGTTACTCACAGTGAGCGAGAAAAATTTTTTTGTACATGAAAGCGCTTTCGCAGATGACGGCTGTCAGATCGGCGAGGGAAGCAAGGTTTGGCACTTCAGCCATATCTCCTCCGGCTGCCGGATCGGCAAGGGCTGCAATCTGGGGCAGAACGTATTTGTGGCCCCGGGTGTAACCATCGGCGATCACTGCAAAATTCAAAATAACGTTTCCATCTACGAGGGAGTGGAGCTCGGTAATTACGTGTTCTGCGGCCCCTCTATGGTGTTTACCAATGTACAGCGCCCCCGCTGCAAATATCCCCAGCGGGGCTCTGAGTTTTATGCCCATACTCCAGTAGGCGAAGGTGCCAGCATCGGCGCCAACGCAACCATCGTATGCGGCCACAGCATCGGTGCGCACGCGTTTATTGCCGCGGGCAGCGTGGTGACAAAAGACGTACCCGCGCATGCCATTATGATGGGAAGCCCCGCACGCCAGCGCGGCTGGGCCTGCGAATGCGGCGAAACGCTGGATGAAGCCCTGCATTGCCCGAAATGCGGCAGGCAGTACACACAAACGCCGGAAGGCCTGAAGGAGGAAAACAATCATGCAGAAAATTGAATTCAACGATTTGGCGGCCCAATACCGAAACCTGAAACCGGAAATCGACGCGGGGATTGCTAAGGTTCTGGAAGGATGCCACTTTATTTCCGGCCCGCAGGTAGAACAACTGGAGCAGGAGCTTTGCAAGTATGTGGGCCGCAAATACTGCGTTTCCGTCTCGAACGGAACCGACGCGCTGCAAATGCCGCTGATGGCATGGGGCGTAGGCCCCGGCGACGCGGTGTTCGTACCGGCCTTTACTTTTATGGCGTCGGCTGAGGTGGCAAGCCTTGTGGGCGCTACCCCCGTGTTCTGCGACGTAAAAGAGGACACCTGCAACCTTGACCCCGCCTCCCTGCGTAAGCAGGTCGAGCGCGTGAAGGCGGAGGGCAAGCTGAACCCGAAGGTCGTTATTCCGGTCGACCTGTTCGGCCAAACCGCTGACTATGACGAGATTCTTTCCATCTGCCGCGAATTCGGGCTGCTCATGATGGAAGACGCCGCTCAGGGCTTCGGTGGAGTCAACAACGGCCGCAAGGCCTGCTCGTTCGGCGATGCTTCCGCCACCAGCTTTTTCCCGGCAAAAGCGCTGGGCTGCTACGGCGACGGCGGCGCGATCTTTACCGACGACAAAGAGCTGTATGACCTGCTCGTTTCCATCCGTGTGCACGGCAAGGGAAGCTTTAAATACGACAACGTACGCATCGGCCTCAACGCCCGCCTCGACACCATCCAGGCCGCGATCCTGCTGCCGAAGCTGCACGCCTTTGACAAAGAAAACGAAACCCGCGCCAAAGCGGCAGCACTGTACAACTCCCTGCTGAAGGACAAATTCGATGTCCCCGTTATTCCGGAAAAGCTCAAATCCAGTTTTGGATATTACACCCTCAAGGCCAAGTCTCCAGAGGAGCGCGACCGCCTGATAAAGGGGCTGGAGGAGCAGGGAATTCCCACGATGATTTATTACCCGAAGCCGCTGCACTTACAGGAGGCTTTCAAGGATCTCGGCTACAAAGAGGGTGACTTCCCTGTCAGCGAAAGCCTGAGCCACCGGGTATTCAGCCTGCCCATGCACGGTTATATCACTCCCGAGATCGTCACCTATGTGGCACAGGCTCTGAACTCCCTGGCGGAATAATTCCGCCGCACTTTGGCTCTCTTCGGCGGAACCCATCCGCCTGGTTTATAAAAGTGAAAGAAATGCAAACAAAAAGGTAGGTAACAAACTATGTCAAATCGCAAGACGGAGCTTCTTTCCAAAATAGAAAGCAAAACCGCCACAGTCGGCATTATCGGGCTGGGCTATGTCGGGCTGCCCCTGGCTGTGGAAATCGCCAAGGCCGGCTACAAAACCATCGGCTTTGACGTTCAGGAGCAGAAGGTGGAGCAGGTCAACCGCGCGCATAACTACATTGGCGACGTGGTAGACAGTGCCCTGGAGGATGTGGTAAAAAGCGGCAGACTTTCCGCCACCAGCGATTTCTCCTTTATCAGCAGCGTAGACTGCGTCGCCATCTGTGTTCCCACTCCGCTCGATCAATACCAGCAGCCAGACATCAGCTATGTGAAGGGCTCTACGGAGTCTGTTGCCAAATATCTGCACGACGGCATGCTGGTGATTCTTGAATCCACCACATACCCCGGCACTACCGAAGAGCTTTTAAAGCCCATCTTAGAGGCGGGCGGCCTTGTCTGCGGCGAGGATTTCTTCCTTGCTTTTTCTCCGGAGCGTGTCGATCCCGGCAACAAGCAGTATAAGACCAAAAACACCCCCAAGGTGGTTGGCGGCGTAGGCAAAGACAGCACCGAGGTTGCCGCCGCTTTGTACCGCAATGTGCTGGAGGGCGGCGTATACGAGGTGGCCTCCCCCGCCGTGGCGGAAATGGAAAAGCTGCTCGAAAACACCTACC
Above is a window of Faecalispora anaeroviscerum DNA encoding:
- a CDS encoding sensor domain-containing diguanylate cyclase; this translates as MGFQINEEHYRLIFENSQDAILIMNPKGKTYRANPAACRLFQKTEEELCSSGRAGIVDLGDPKLALEIQDRERVGETRNELTFIKNDGSKFIADYSSTLFLDKDGVQLALISIHDMTTYKQNEASLRRSQEESEFLAMHDYLTGSLNRRSFMELLSAEMNRARWENQPLTLLIADIDYFKNINDTYGHIGGDLVLKKFTECISSNLHAHDFLGRFGGDEFVICFPNTNLTDALTHSEHLRRQVEQLEVYHNSLQIELTASFGVVVYRREFGVDTDRYLAKADDYLYQAKLKRNCVCSEDSEEPE
- a CDS encoding cold-shock protein: MEKGTVKWFNAEKGYGFIANDNGGDDVFVHFSAIAGQGYKSLTEGQKVNFEVETDARNGKLKAANVEIAE
- a CDS encoding ferritin-like domain-containing protein produces the protein MPYNVLQATLFPYQVNLPYPQVEVQEPNRRYATLISDGYAGRGSEMTAVNQYWVHRYYLEKYPPIYLAYEKIVQVEQIHLQILGKLIYDLGSRPFLQSCVTNHYWSGMFPNYQCTPEVILQSDIQGELDAISHYKLLICQITDDQIQQLFARIILDEQRHIQILTSFLSDLGKPAPLPYDFTDSGKT
- a CDS encoding glycosyltransferase, which codes for MSDRLITIAVSVLLQDAGEATRSLELMKEVRAMTPTGYTVRGIFFTHGSKFDPVVEENGFELYHVAPAMEGQGYLNDLKPTATNFIGDSQLAAELLRGEVSALQACRPDFVLHGFWPIAALARRMVSPAIPGICFVPLPLASPTYAFLMKDIPDQIKPLTFLPLKARRKIMAAIPKSLILKLPILKQPNLLHAASQCGWNGAPLTNLFDLLRADFTIVNDLAEFYTDVSIPANYEITGPVYAQSIIAQKQDFQTKSVFEKSNEQQINIFCSMGSSAKKGLLIEAAKAIAALPEQKYHAVILVPNAICPLDDILPIVKDHANIYVTDQFVPAACVNATADVTLCHGGQGTIQTAMVSESPIIGVAMQPEQQINLDHIVSQGAGIRIPITRWNKKNIISALESIVADSSVRKNAARLGKTMRQANGKSCAAQAIWKFIAANHAKD
- a CDS encoding TetR/AcrR family transcriptional regulator; the protein is MAKKTSEEILNAAKTVFQNKGYQGATMVEIAKEAGISIRTLYSFFQSKEQLFEKIGRPELKKFHPEDDTRKNQILKSALSLFSRKGYTATTMDEIAALSSYSKTVLYQYFNSKEELFAAIFYSKIDLFQVQTEPLWESQQFTLRRFLEITGLYFLKLFDDPDRLNLMRIVMSETHTFPQIGEIMYRSTVDRAANEAARQLAGFAESQNMIEADYKLAARSYLGMLYSFVFTDKILCPSANQFTKEQIVAFAAELFEKGLTK
- a CDS encoding DegT/DnrJ/EryC1/StrS family aminotransferase yields the protein MSQFVSRDTFIPYNVPDITEAEIDEVVATLRSGWLAKGPRTMQFEKQFAEYLGAKYAVAMNSCTAALHMALISQGIGPGDEVITTPMTYVATANTIVQLGATPVLADIDYRTTCIDPDEIEKKITPKTKAIVPVHYSGQVCDLDRIYDIADKHNLFVSEDAAHALWSRYKGRLVGNSLKGAACYSFYATKNLCTGDGGMLVTDDEETAVKARMFSNSGMSQNAWNRYAKGGTWKYDIAEFGYKYNMFDIQAALGLVQLRRLEEMQEARLKIAARYQEAFGAMDAIEEPFVPEYTTHCWHLYVIRIVPEVLTIDRDQFITELNERNIGTSVHFIPVHNMSAYTKRFGYQPGDFPKTQKHFERCLSLPLYPGLSDEKVQYIIDAVADIAKKYHK
- a CDS encoding acyltransferase — protein: MSEKNFFVHESAFADDGCQIGEGSKVWHFSHISSGCRIGKGCNLGQNVFVAPGVTIGDHCKIQNNVSIYEGVELGNYVFCGPSMVFTNVQRPRCKYPQRGSEFYAHTPVGEGASIGANATIVCGHSIGAHAFIAAGSVVTKDVPAHAIMMGSPARQRGWACECGETLDEALHCPKCGRQYTQTPEGLKEENNHAEN
- a CDS encoding DegT/DnrJ/EryC1/StrS family aminotransferase codes for the protein MQKIEFNDLAAQYRNLKPEIDAGIAKVLEGCHFISGPQVEQLEQELCKYVGRKYCVSVSNGTDALQMPLMAWGVGPGDAVFVPAFTFMASAEVASLVGATPVFCDVKEDTCNLDPASLRKQVERVKAEGKLNPKVVIPVDLFGQTADYDEILSICREFGLLMMEDAAQGFGGVNNGRKACSFGDASATSFFPAKALGCYGDGGAIFTDDKELYDLLVSIRVHGKGSFKYDNVRIGLNARLDTIQAAILLPKLHAFDKENETRAKAAALYNSLLKDKFDVPVIPEKLKSSFGYYTLKAKSPEERDRLIKGLEEQGIPTMIYYPKPLHLQEAFKDLGYKEGDFPVSESLSHRVFSLPMHGYITPEIVTYVAQALNSLAE
- a CDS encoding nucleotide sugar dehydrogenase — protein: MSNRKTELLSKIESKTATVGIIGLGYVGLPLAVEIAKAGYKTIGFDVQEQKVEQVNRAHNYIGDVVDSALEDVVKSGRLSATSDFSFISSVDCVAICVPTPLDQYQQPDISYVKGSTESVAKYLHDGMLVILESTTYPGTTEELLKPILEAGGLVCGEDFFLAFSPERVDPGNKQYKTKNTPKVVGGVGKDSTEVAAALYRNVLEGGVYEVASPAVAEMEKLLENTYRNINIGLANEMAIICNRMGINVWDVIDAAKTKPYGFQAFYPGPGLGGHCIPLDPFYLTWKAREFDYHTRLIETSGEINTAMPEYVVDRAMKVLNRHKVAMNGARVLVLGVAYKNDIDDYRESPALNVIDHLLEQGADAVFFDPYIPEYKHKGKVHKGLTVLTDDELKNADIVLICTAHECFDYNKIQSLAKAIFDTRNAMKDVADRSNIELL